One Clupea harengus chromosome 12, Ch_v2.0.2, whole genome shotgun sequence DNA segment encodes these proteins:
- the LOC105903501 gene encoding leukotriene B4 receptor 1-like has product MNVSGNSSNIVPISKGEIAGLAIRAICFFLGIFGNIAVVVVLVRNFKKTNFTLQLMLNLAASDILCLAMLPLWICNLLFGWTMDLHLCRFFCFVTLTAVHASVFIVTLMSVQRYVMVLYRPQWSRLGRRGERGVLGLVWVLAAALAISPAATYGIITGDGSRPICEQVFRSEEQKVGVLLLETMAMFVVPFSTMLVSYLCLHKKVSAKALGSHQRLAVLVTSIVVTFFIFWIPYHVVNVMIIAAPLEPVKLVQRVAFRGPRRVVQGIVLFNSCVNPLLYAFNYRRYRDEQPGTEVNNTQISNDSS; this is encoded by the coding sequence ATGAATGTGTCAGGCAACAGCTCAAACATCGTCCCCATTTCCAAAGGGGAGATAGCTGGCTTGGCCATTCGGGCCATCTGCTTCTTTCTGGGCATATTTGGAAACATAGCAGTTGTAGTGGTCCTTGTGCGCAACTTCAAGAAGACAAACTTCACCCTGCAACTGATGCTGAACCTGGCGGCCTCGGACATCTTGTGCTTGGCAATGCTGCCTCTGTGGATATGCAACCTTCTCTTCGGCTGGACCATGGACCTCCATTTGTGCCGGTTCTTCTGTTTCGTCACCCTCACTGCTGTTCACGCCAGTGTGTTTATCGTGACCCTGATGAGCGTGCAGAGGTACGTGATGGTCCTGTACCGTCCGCAGTGGTCCAGGCTCGGGAGACGAGGGGAGCGTGGTGTGTTGGGCCTTGTGTGGGTGCTGGCTGCCGCTCTCGCCATCTCTCCTGCGGCCACCTACGGTATCATCACGGGGGACGGATCCAGGCCGATCTGTGAGCAGGTCTTCAGGTCAGAAGAGCAGAAAGTGGGCGTTCTTCTGCTTGAGACGATGGCTATGTTTGTCGTACCATTCAGCACAATGTTGGTTTCCTATCTTTGTCTGCACAAGAAGGTCAGCGCCAAAGCCCTGGGGTCACATCAGAGGTTGGCAGTGCTGGTGACCAGCATCGTGGTGACCTTTTTCATCTTCTGGATTCCATATCACGTCGTCAACGTGATGATCATCGCTGCCCCCTTGGAACCGGTCAAGCTGGTGCAACGGGTGGCCTTCAGGGGACCCAGACGAGTTGTTCAGGGAATCGTTTTATTCAACAGCTGTGTGAATCCCTTGCTGTACGCCTTCAATTATCGCAGATATCGGGATGAACAGCCAGGGACTGAGGTCAACAACACACAGATCTCCAATGACTCCTCCTGA
- the LOC116222958 gene encoding uncharacterized protein LOC116222958 yields the protein MNNELQLLSRFVSLFLSLSFTPWSPWPPCYSAFPPLLLFFCLCTYPFPLLHNYLSFCLHFNFSLLLLLALMFSSFHSIFDHPKHIPPSLSLPPSAATFSLSDYDDYYDVHPWGWGRRAGGSRMRMPLRLLLWEHASSSSTSSFCTTSSSSSSSSITSSPSCPSSRWWPMAVAPFTFSSSVSSPLLLLPAIPVPQGQSPHPAEGMVTLEQKTTFFLVSFLFIMLGVLIVRCFRILLDPYRSMPTSTWADGLDGLEKGQFDNTLA from the coding sequence atgaacaATGAACTACAGTTACTCTCTCgttttgtctccctctttctttcgctctctttcacaccaTGGTCACCATGGCCACCGTGTTATTCtgccttccctcctctccttctgttctTCTGCCTTTGTACCTATCCATTTCCCCTCCTCCATAATTACTTGTCATTCTGTCTTCACTTCAATTTCTCACTGTTGTTACTCCTGGCTCTCATGTTCTCATCCTTTCATTCTATTTTTGACCACCCAAAACacattcctccatctctctccctccccccctcggctgccaccttttctctctcagactATGACGACTATTATGACGTACACCCGTGGGGGTGGGGCCGCCGGGCGGGCGGCTCTCGCATGAGGATGCCATTGCGGCTTTTGCTGTGGGAGcacgcctcttcctcctccacctcctccttctgcactacctcctcctcctcctcctcctcctctatcacCTCGTCGCCCTCCTGCCCGTCCTCGCGGTGGTGGCCAATGGCGGTGGCGCCCTTCACgttctcctcctccgtctcctcaccgctgctgctgctgccggcgATACCGGTCCCGCAAGGCCAGTCGCCGCACCCGGCAGAAGGCATGGTCACGCTGGAACAGAAGACCACCTTCTTCTTGGTGTCCTTCCTCTTCATAATGCTGGGCGTGCTCATCGTGCGCTGTTTCCGCATCCTGCTGGACCCCTACCGCAGCATGCCCACCTCCACCTGGGCTGACGGCCTCGACGGCCTCGAGAAGGGACAGTTCGACAACACACTGGCATAG